In Candidatus Epulonipiscium viviparus, one DNA window encodes the following:
- the gap gene encoding type I glyceraldehyde-3-phosphate dehydrogenase, producing the protein MAVKVAINGFGRIGRLAFRQMFGAEGYEVVAINDLTDPKMLAHLLKYDTAQGRYNLADKVSAKADSIVVDGNEIKIYAERDAKNLPWGKLGVDVVLECTGFYTSKAKSQAHIDAGAKKVIISAPAGDDLPTIVFGVNEGTLKTTDTIISAASCTTNCLAPMAKALNDLAPIKKGFMTTIHALTGDQMTLDGPHPKGDLRRARAAAFNIVPNSTGAAKAIGLVIPELNKKLDGAAQRVPVATGSLTELVAVVEKKVTADEINKAMKANETPSFGYADEELVSSDIVGITCGSLFDSTQTKVQELCDNASLVKVVSWYDNENSYTSNMVRTIKYFAELK; encoded by the coding sequence ATGGCAGTAAAAGTAGCAATTAATGGTTTTGGAAGAATTGGTAGACTTGCGTTTAGACAAATGTTCGGTGCGGAAGGATATGAAGTAGTTGCAATCAACGACTTAACAGATCCTAAAATGCTTGCTCATTTATTAAAGTATGACACTGCTCAAGGTAGATACAACTTAGCAGATAAAGTTAGCGCTAAAGCAGATTCTATCGTTGTTGACGGCAACGAAATCAAAATTTATGCTGAAAGAGATGCTAAAAACCTCCCTTGGGGTAAACTTGGTGTAGACGTTGTACTTGAATGTACTGGCTTTTATACTTCAAAAGCAAAATCTCAAGCTCATATCGATGCAGGAGCTAAAAAAGTTATTATTTCTGCTCCAGCCGGTGATGACCTTCCAACAATTGTATTTGGAGTTAACGAAGGCACATTAAAAACAACTGATACAATTATTTCTGCAGCTTCTTGTACTACAAATTGTCTAGCTCCTATGGCAAAAGCTCTTAACGACTTAGCTCCTATCAAAAAAGGTTTCATGACTACTATTCACGCTCTTACAGGTGATCAAATGACTCTTGATGGACCTCATCCAAAAGGTGACTTAAGACGTGCTAGAGCTGCCGCGTTTAACATTGTTCCAAACTCAACTGGTGCTGCAAAAGCAATCGGCTTGGTTATTCCTGAACTTAATAAAAAACTCGACGGAGCTGCTCAAAGAGTTCCTGTAGCTACTGGTTCACTAACCGAACTTGTTGCTGTAGTTGAGAAAAAAGTTACTGCAGATGAAATTAATAAAGCTATGAAAGCAAACGAAACACCTTCATTTGGTTATGCTGATGAAGAATTAGTATCTAGTGACATCGTTGGAATCACTTGTGGTTCACTATTTGATTCTACTCAAACCAAAGTACAAGAATTATGCGACAACGCTTCTCTTGTAAAAGTTGTTTCTTGGTATGATAATGAAAATTCTTATACTAGCAACATGGTTAGAACTATCAAATACTTCGCAGAATTAAAATAA
- a CDS encoding glycoside hydrolase family 2 protein, translating into MIRAFKTNVCRNYEILSNTFWNYIPNEGEHKGKSYQIYVPSCLEKHPDFLNYRGSGTFYKNFYAGGSIRLVFKGVSHTAKVYIDDQFVTFHYNAYTPFEVVIKDLDEGNHILKVEVDNRFNSDSVLHKENDYMTYGGITRGVVIERLQSLYIRNLYFTPVKKGDLWTAKIRVIVENVSDQDILGNIDFMLETILGGFGSESTVFLKNSLTELENEFEFPNVLPWDMESPNLYLLKTWIIVDKEIHDDLIETVGFREITLDGNQILLNGKRIRIKGFNRHEDHPEFGCSLPYASMVHDIEQIKDMGANAIRTSHYPNDELFLDLCDEAGILVWEEAHARGFKEEDMDNPNFMPQSISCINEMVDCHYNHPSIFIWGVLNECISQKEPYASYHKIQLEQLQILDPSRPNTFASNKHYKDICFAYPTVVSNNMYPLWYLPGDVAEVLQKHINYANDTAGKVKPFIVSEIGCGAIYGYRQRSKEKWSEEGQADIIAKQITPMLENAACTGVFIWQYCDCQVSAGWFKERGRLHNNKGIVDEYRRPKLAYDVVKNIFNQYGNYFE; encoded by the coding sequence ATGATTCGTGCATTCAAAACTAATGTTTGTAGAAATTATGAGATACTGAGCAACACATTTTGGAATTATATACCAAATGAAGGAGAACATAAAGGCAAGAGCTATCAAATTTATGTTCCTTCTTGTTTAGAAAAACATCCCGACTTTTTGAATTATAGAGGCAGCGGCACTTTTTATAAAAATTTTTATGCTGGTGGCAGTATCAGACTTGTTTTTAAAGGTGTTAGCCACACTGCCAAAGTTTATATTGACGACCAATTTGTCACCTTCCACTACAACGCCTATACTCCTTTTGAAGTTGTTATCAAAGATCTCGACGAAGGCAACCACATATTAAAAGTAGAAGTTGATAATAGATTCAACTCAGATTCTGTTCTTCATAAAGAAAACGACTATATGACCTATGGTGGCATCACACGCGGCGTTGTTATTGAACGACTGCAGAGTTTGTATATTAGAAACTTGTATTTTACCCCTGTAAAAAAAGGCGATCTTTGGACTGCTAAAATTCGTGTAATTGTAGAAAATGTTTCTGACCAAGACATCCTTGGAAATATCGATTTTATGCTAGAAACTATTCTTGGCGGGTTTGGCTCCGAATCAACCGTATTTCTCAAAAATTCTTTAACCGAGCTAGAAAATGAATTTGAGTTCCCTAATGTTTTGCCTTGGGATATGGAATCGCCAAATTTATACCTGCTCAAAACTTGGATCATTGTCGACAAAGAAATTCACGATGATTTAATCGAAACAGTCGGGTTTAGAGAAATTACATTAGACGGCAACCAAATTTTATTGAATGGCAAACGCATCAGAATTAAGGGATTTAATCGCCACGAAGATCATCCAGAATTTGGCTGCTCTTTGCCTTATGCTTCAATGGTTCATGATATCGAGCAAATTAAGGACATGGGTGCAAATGCCATTAGAACTTCGCATTATCCAAATGATGAATTATTCCTTGACTTGTGTGATGAAGCCGGAATTTTGGTCTGGGAAGAGGCTCACGCACGTGGCTTTAAGGAAGAGGATATGGACAATCCCAATTTTATGCCTCAATCTATTTCTTGCATCAACGAGATGGTCGACTGCCACTACAATCACCCTAGCATTTTCATTTGGGGAGTCCTCAACGAATGCATCAGCCAAAAAGAACCTTATGCTAGCTATCACAAAATACAGCTCGAGCAACTGCAAATTTTGGATCCATCTCGTCCAAATACTTTTGCAAGCAACAAACACTACAAAGACATCTGTTTTGCCTATCCTACAGTAGTTTCAAATAATATGTATCCTCTATGGTATCTTCCTGGAGATGTTGCAGAAGTTTTGCAAAAGCACATTAACTATGCCAACGATACTGCCGGAAAAGTTAAACCATTTATCGTAAGCGAGATCGGCTGCGGTGCCATTTATGGATATCGCCAGCGTTCTAAAGAAAAGTGGTCCGAAGAGGGACAAGCAGACATCATTGCTAAACAAATTACGCCGATGCTAGAAAATGCGGCTTGCACTGGAGTATTTATATGGCAATACTGCGACTGTCAAGTGAGTGCTGGTTGGTTTAAAGAACGCGGAAGGCTTCATAATAACAAAGGGATTGTTGATGAATATCGACGTCCAAAACTTGCTTATGATGTTGTAAAAAATATTTTTAACCAATACGGTAATTATTTTGAATAA